Part of the Bacteroidota bacterium genome, TTGAATTTGTTGTTGGCTAAGAAAAAATAATTCATTCAATTGTTCAACCTCTACTGTGTTCAGATTTAAGGGAGACTCAATAATGGATATTAATTGATCCTCAATTTCTGAATAATCAATTTCATTTTCATTGTTTTCAATTATCTTTTCAATGATTTTCTCAATGTGTTCGTAGGGATTGGTTTGTGCAAAAGAGGGGTGATATAAGAAGCAAATCACTATAAAGACTAATGCTTTTGTGAAATGTTTTTTATAAGGGGATATTCTGTTCAATTACCTGATTATTTAACAACGCATTAAATACTTACTTCTCAAAATAATGATCCAATGAAATACCGGGACTTATATCGAGTACTTGATGAAATTGTAAAGCCAAATTGATATTGATTTTTTTTGTAGATATTTCTAAACCAAAGGCACTTGCAAATGGATATGATTTTACGCTTGCCTGCATGCTCAATCTTTCACTAATTTGATAGACTAATCCTCCTTTAAAATTGAAACTGTTTATGGAACTATTTTCTAGTTCAGCAAGTAAAATTGAATTCTCACTAATCTGATAGGCTAAGCCAATACGCATTAGCGTAGGAATTCGCTCGTTATTTGATTTGTTGTAGCGAGATGATGTTGGATTAAATACATGCACACCCAAAGAAGTTTTTTCATTCATTTTAAAATATAGTCCTATCTCACCACAAAAACTAAATGCGCTACCATACTCAGCTGTGAAACTTCGTATTAAATTCAATTGCATACCAGATGAGAAGTTGTTTCCCAGCTTTAAGGCATAGGCCAATCCAAATTTCTGTCTGGAAAACAGCACCGATTGATTGAACGAATAAATACTTAATCCTAAAACTCCTGCTTTTTCGAGAGGATATGTAAATGCCAGAGCTCCTGTGTTTAATTCCTTCAATCCAAACTTATTTTCAGCAAAAACGCCAATAGCTTTATTATCCGAAAAGGCCATGGCAGCCTGGTTGTTAAACACAGCCCAAAGATTGGAAAACGTTAATGAAGCATCTGATAATGCTTTGCTTTTTGCTCCTGCTGAATAATTATCATATTGAGCAAAGAGTGATTGGTAGAACAAAATAATTAATACTACAAAGAGGAATTTTTTCATTTTTCATGAAGGTTCTAATGCCTTTGAGAATATGTATGTTTTTCAAATTTAATAAATTTCTATGCATTGAGGATATGCAATTGAAATGCTTGATTACTTCAACACATGTAAATGCAATTGACTAGTTTCAAAAGATTACGCTAAATAGCAGGTGTTTCCCAATATATAATTCACATATGAACAATGCTAGTGTTCATTTATTCAATATCCTGAAATTCAACTAACACGCGGCTCTTTTCATTCAAGCCAATAAGTCTGCTTGCATTGCCTTTATTAATAGCTATTTCAAGTAAACCCGAAGAACCAAATAAACAAAGCGCATCTCCTTCTGCTACATCAGAATAATGTGAAGAGATATTGTCGACCTGTTCTTTTCTGCTAAAAAAAATGATAGCTTTCCTTTCGTTTCCATAGCGTTCAAAATGGGAACGATTGATATTGGTTATTGCATTACCATAATTATCTACATAAAGAATCATTCCTCGTATCATATTCTGTTCGAGTAGTGGTTTTACTGCACTGATGGTATACATTTCAGGAATTATGGTTCCCAGATTTTTCAATTTATAATCCTTAACCAATTTGCAGGCAGCCTTTGCAAGCACGAAGTGGAGAGGAAATATTTTTTCTTCAGGTTTTGGTAATTCAAGCTTAACGATTTTATCAGCATTTCCATCTGTTACCAGAGAAATTACACCATTATCTTTTGCAATAAAAAACTGTTTATGATAGGATACAACGATATAATCATCATTGGTTTCAATATTCGATTCAATATTAATTAAATGAATGCTGTTATCTGGGAAATTTTTATAGCAATTTTTAAGAATATAAGCTGCTTCTGCAATATTGAATGGTTTGATGAGATGTGTAATATCAACTAACGATACAGGAGATATATTGCTGTGTATATATCCTTTGACTATGGGGACATAGTAATCCCTATATCCAAGATCTGTTGTTAGTGTAATTAAGGCCATAATAGTATCAAGATAATCCCTGATGCAATGCAAAAATCCAAATAAATGATTGATAAAAATGGTATTGCCAGCAATTAATTTTATTTTTGATCATTCTAAAAAGCAGAATTTGAAAGAAATAACAATAAAAGTAGGATTACAAAATCCGGTTGATTTTTTTGGTGTCAATAATCAAAAATTCAAAATAATTGAAGATGCCTTTCCATTAGCGACCATTGTGA contains:
- a CDS encoding SAM-dependent chlorinase/fluorinase, whose amino-acid sequence is MALITLTTDLGYRDYYVPIVKGYIHSNISPVSLVDITHLIKPFNIAEAAYILKNCYKNFPDNSIHLINIESNIETNDDYIVVSYHKQFFIAKDNGVISLVTDGNADKIVKLELPKPEEKIFPLHFVLAKAACKLVKDYKLKNLGTIIPEMYTISAVKPLLEQNMIRGMILYVDNYGNAITNINRSHFERYGNERKAIIFFSRKEQVDNISSHYSDVAEGDALCLFGSSGLLEIAINKGNASRLIGLNEKSRVLVEFQDIE